The Cloacibacterium sp. TD35 region GGTTAAAGTCGTCACCAAAACACGTTCGTCTTCTTCTACCCTTTTTTGAATTTCTTCGATTAAATCATCGATTTGATTCATGGTAGGCCTTACTTCGATAATTGGGTCAAGAAGTCCAGTCGGTCTTATAATTTGTTCGGTATAAATTCCTCCAGATTTTTCCAATTCATAATCAGCAGGAGTCGCAGAAACGTAAATCACTTGATTCTGCATTTCCTCAAATTCTGGAAATTTCAGCGGTCTGTTATCCATTGCAGCGGGAAGTCTGAATCCGTACTCCACCAAAGCCTCTTTTCTGCTTCTATCACCACCATACATTGCGTGAACTTGCGGAAGTGTAGCGTGAGACTCATCAATCACCATCAAATAATCTTTCGGAAAATAATCTAACAAGCAGAACGGTCTAGAACCAGGCATTCTTCCGTCCATATAACGAGAATAATTCTCAATTCCAGAGCAATAACCGAGCTCTTTTATCATTTCCAAATCCAATTCGGTACGTTCTTGCAAACGCTTGGCTTCAATTGGCTTATCAATAGAATTAAAAAAGTCGACTTGTTTTACCATGTCGTCCTGAATCTCTCTAATTGCCGAATTTAAAGTTTCTTTGGAGGTAACAAATAAATTGGCTGGATAAATATTTATTTGGTCAAAACTAGAAGTTACGTTTCCTGAAATGACATCAAAACTTTGAATTTTTTCGATTTCATCTCCGAAAAATTGCACTCTAATTCCGTTATCAGCATATGCTGGATAAACATCTATCACGTCTCCTTTTACTCGAAATGTACCTCTCGCAAATTCATTTACACTTCTAGAGTACAACGCATTTACCAATTTATGAAGAAAATCTGTTCTAGAAATTTTAGAATTGACTTCTAATTCTATCAAAGATTTATTGAACTCTGTAGGATTTCCAATACCGTAAATACATGAAACTGAAGCAACTATTAAAACATCTCTCCTTCCGGAAAGTAAACTTGCCGTAGCCGAAAGCCTTAGTTTTTCTACTTCTTCATTAATAGACAAGTCTTTTTCTATGTAGGTCCCAGACGAAGCAATGTAAGCTTCTGGCTGATAATAATCGTAGTAAGAAACGAAATATTCTACCGCATTATCTGGAAAAAACTCCTTGAATTCCATAAAAAGTTGAGCCGCCAAAGTTTTATTATGCGCTAAAACTAAAGTCGGTTTTTGAACTTTTTCAACCACATTTGCAATGGTAAAAGTCTTACCAGAACCAGTAACACCTAGCAAAGTCTGATATTTCTCTCCGTTTTGTAAACCTTCGGAGAGTTTTTCAATAGCTGCGGGCTGATCACCTGTTGGTGCAAATTCTGAGTGAAGTTTGAAATTCATGAGTGTGAATAAAGAGCAAAGATAACAAGAATAGAAAGAAAAAAAGAGCAGAA contains the following coding sequences:
- the uvrB gene encoding excinuclease ABC subunit UvrB, translated to MNFKLHSEFAPTGDQPAAIEKLSEGLQNGEKYQTLLGVTGSGKTFTIANVVEKVQKPTLVLAHNKTLAAQLFMEFKEFFPDNAVEYFVSYYDYYQPEAYIASSGTYIEKDLSINEEVEKLRLSATASLLSGRRDVLIVASVSCIYGIGNPTEFNKSLIELEVNSKISRTDFLHKLVNALYSRSVNEFARGTFRVKGDVIDVYPAYADNGIRVQFFGDEIEKIQSFDVISGNVTSSFDQINIYPANLFVTSKETLNSAIREIQDDMVKQVDFFNSIDKPIEAKRLQERTELDLEMIKELGYCSGIENYSRYMDGRMPGSRPFCLLDYFPKDYLMVIDESHATLPQVHAMYGGDRSRKEALVEYGFRLPAAMDNRPLKFPEFEEMQNQVIYVSATPADYELEKSGGIYTEQIIRPTGLLDPIIEVRPTMNQIDDLIEEIQKRVEEDERVLVTTLTKKMAEELTKYFTRFGIRTRYIHSDVETLERIQIMQDLRTGLFDVLVGVNLLREGLDLPEVSLVAILDADKEGMLRSRRSLVQTIGRAARNINGKAIMYADKITNSMQKAIDETNYRREKQTQYNLEHNKVPTALNKKISEHLVGRAKDFPDTSYTQKEIIRQVAEERAAYGSVDVEKLIAEKQKAMEAAAKNLDFITAAKLRDEIAALKT